From Arcticibacter tournemirensis, one genomic window encodes:
- a CDS encoding TonB-dependent receptor yields the protein MRKFLLFTLLALLGVATSYAQVTTSSITGSVRDSKGEPLIGATVKATHQPTGTVYGASTNSEGHFSIPNMRSGGPYRVEVSYIGYQSRRIDNVLLKLGEPYVLNVNVSQAGTELTEVSVTATDPRSVLNADRSGSTTNISTREIQTLPTISRSINDLTRLTPQANGNAIGGGNYRQNNITVDGSSFNNSFGIGSNLPGVSSGRYSSQPISLDAIEEISVNVTPYDVQNSGFVGSSINAVTRSGTNEFSGSVYTYFRSEKGQGSRVGSYKITQENLQYNQYGFRFGGPIIKDKLFFFLNAETDKNITPGQLKKASTADNPFGGPDNNVARPTAERLNAIRTYMLDNYGYDVGPYDGYDFESNSDKFLARVDWNINRNHRLNVRYSQLESKTPSFPSTSSSGTISGNPSGTTRLDNNALAFKSANYYQEANYYSVAAELNSTFGGKFSNTLRASYTHQNDPRSSDGGVFPFVDIMEDGKFYTSFGTELFTFGNLRDVETYSFRDNLTWTSGKHNWTVGAQADFSKTKNGFMRFGSSYYRFASWNDFVNGANPTDFAVTYSLTPGYKQAYPTFKFANYSLYAQDQIALTERLKITPGLRIELPTYPGSLAEHPLVTPLTFENGEKINTGKLPGSTLMFSPRIGFNWDIKGDRTLQLRGGSGIFTGSVPFVWVVAQAGDSGMLQFTSAYPTTGANATPVPGPFNPDPAAYLPSTPPLAGTSIPSSIAAIDDDFKMPQTWKSSLALDARLPWGIVGTLEGIYNRDLIAAMWRNVNLSAPTATNIADYPDNRLVYPTAKLNGSFNAFQLENVYKGYYFSITAKLEKQITRGLAASVAYVGSEAKNLFDGSGDQAGSAWNLTPTINGANNPDLSYASYVVPHRVIASVSYRKEYLKNLGTTISLFYEGSNDGRFSYVTTNLTRDGSNNSLMYIPKDESEIDFAATTINGVSYTPEQQKAMFFRYIEQDKYLSSHKGEYAERNGALYPWRNQVDMKFLQDVFVNVGGKRNTLQFSWDVFNLGNLLNKNWGAKRTLNPNSGSLVSVSNINSITPGGTTKPLYRLATDRNLPVSTTFRDNQTINSTYYMQFGFRYIFN from the coding sequence ATGAGGAAGTTTTTACTTTTTACACTTCTTGCCTTACTGGGAGTGGCGACTTCGTACGCCCAGGTGACAACAAGTAGTATTACCGGATCTGTTAGAGATTCAAAAGGAGAGCCTTTGATTGGAGCTACGGTGAAAGCCACGCATCAGCCAACAGGAACTGTTTATGGCGCTTCAACTAATAGCGAAGGTCATTTTTCAATTCCAAATATGAGGAGTGGCGGTCCGTACCGTGTGGAAGTTAGCTATATAGGCTATCAATCAAGACGTATCGATAATGTCTTACTTAAGTTAGGAGAACCTTATGTCCTGAATGTTAATGTAAGTCAGGCTGGAACAGAGTTGACAGAAGTTTCTGTAACAGCAACAGATCCAAGATCTGTATTAAATGCAGACAGAAGTGGTTCGACGACTAATATCAGTACGCGGGAGATTCAAACTTTACCGACTATCAGCAGAAGTATAAATGATCTAACTCGTTTAACACCACAAGCAAACGGTAATGCTATTGGAGGTGGAAATTATAGACAGAATAATATAACAGTCGATGGCTCCAGCTTTAACAATAGTTTTGGTATAGGAAGCAATCTTCCAGGAGTTAGTTCAGGACGATATTCTTCTCAGCCTATTTCGCTAGATGCCATTGAAGAGATTTCGGTTAATGTAACTCCTTATGATGTTCAAAACTCAGGATTTGTAGGAAGTTCAATAAACGCAGTAACACGTTCCGGGACAAATGAATTCTCCGGATCTGTATATACTTATTTTAGAAGTGAAAAGGGGCAGGGAAGTCGCGTTGGATCTTATAAAATTACTCAGGAAAATCTCCAATATAATCAGTATGGATTCCGTTTTGGAGGACCTATTATTAAGGACAAGCTTTTTTTCTTTTTAAATGCTGAAACAGATAAGAATATCACTCCCGGCCAGTTAAAGAAAGCATCGACTGCCGATAATCCCTTTGGGGGGCCTGACAATAATGTTGCCAGACCTACAGCAGAAAGGTTGAATGCTATCAGAACATATATGCTGGATAATTATGGATATGATGTGGGACCATATGATGGATATGATTTTGAATCGAATAGTGACAAATTTTTAGCTCGTGTTGACTGGAATATTAATCGGAATCATCGTTTAAATGTTCGTTATAGTCAGCTAGAAAGTAAAACGCCATCTTTTCCAAGCACTTCTAGCTCTGGAACCATCTCAGGCAATCCTTCGGGAACTACTAGGCTGGATAACAACGCTTTAGCATTTAAGAGTGCGAATTATTATCAGGAGGCAAATTATTATTCAGTAGCTGCTGAATTAAATTCAACCTTCGGTGGTAAATTTTCAAATACTCTTAGGGCTTCTTATACGCATCAAAATGATCCGCGCAGCAGTGATGGAGGCGTATTTCCTTTTGTCGACATCATGGAAGACGGCAAGTTTTATACTTCCTTTGGTACAGAACTTTTTACATTCGGAAATCTTAGAGACGTAGAAACCTATTCATTCAGAGATAACTTGACCTGGACATCGGGTAAGCACAATTGGACAGTCGGCGCCCAAGCCGATTTCAGCAAAACTAAGAATGGTTTTATGCGTTTTGGCAGTAGCTATTATAGGTTTGCATCATGGAATGATTTTGTAAATGGCGCGAACCCAACAGATTTTGCTGTTACTTATTCCCTAACCCCAGGTTACAAACAAGCTTATCCAACATTTAAATTTGCTAATTATTCGTTATATGCACAGGATCAGATAGCGCTTACTGAACGATTGAAAATAACCCCTGGACTTCGTATAGAATTGCCAACTTACCCCGGTTCATTAGCTGAACATCCTTTAGTTACTCCGCTGACGTTTGAAAATGGAGAGAAAATAAACACAGGTAAATTGCCAGGATCAACTCTTATGTTTTCTCCTAGAATAGGATTCAACTGGGACATAAAAGGAGATCGTACCCTCCAATTAAGAGGAGGTTCGGGAATCTTTACGGGTTCCGTTCCTTTTGTTTGGGTTGTTGCACAAGCAGGGGATTCGGGAATGCTTCAGTTTACAAGTGCTTATCCAACAACGGGGGCTAATGCGACTCCTGTTCCCGGTCCATTTAACCCAGATCCAGCAGCTTATTTGCCATCAACACCTCCTTTGGCGGGAACATCTATTCCGTCATCTATAGCTGCTATAGATGATGATTTTAAAATGCCTCAAACGTGGAAAAGTAGTTTAGCGTTAGATGCAAGGCTTCCATGGGGAATAGTAGGAACATTAGAGGGAATCTATAACAGGGATTTAATTGCTGCGATGTGGAGGAATGTCAATCTCTCAGCACCAACGGCAACAAATATTGCTGATTACCCTGATAATAGATTGGTCTATCCAACAGCAAAATTGAATGGTTCGTTTAATGCCTTCCAGTTAGAAAATGTTTACAAGGGATATTATTTTTCGATTACCGCGAAATTGGAGAAACAAATTACCCGAGGGTTAGCAGCTTCTGTCGCATATGTTGGAAGCGAAGCTAAGAATTTGTTTGATGGAAGCGGCGATCAGGCTGGAAGTGCCTGGAATTTAACACCCACTATTAACGGGGCTAACAACCCCGACTTGAGTTATGCAAGTTATGTTGTTCCCCATAGAGTAATAGCTTCGGTATCCTATAGGAAAGAGTACCTGAAGAATTTAGGTACTACAATATCGTTATTTTATGAAGGATCAAATGATGGGCGGTTCTCTTATGTAACAACTAACCTAACTCGCGATGGGTCTAATAATTCACTGATGTACATTCCTAAAGACGAGTCAGAAATAGATTTTGCAGCAACGACTATAAACGGAGTTTCTTATACTCCCGAACAGCAAAAAGCCATGTTCTTCCGTTATATAGAGCAAGATAAATATTTAAGTTCTCATAAAGGTGAATATGCAGAACGTAATGGAGCATTGTATCCATGGAGAAATCAGGTAGATATGAAATTTCTTCAAGATGTTTTTGTTAATGTAGGAGGAAAAAGAAATACACTTCAATTCAGTTGGGATGTGTTTAATCTAGGTAATCTACTTAACAAAAATTGGGGTGCTAAAAGGACCTTAAACCCGAATAGTGGCTCATTGGTTTCTGTGTCTAATATTAATAGTATTACGCCTGGAGGAACGACTAAGCCCCTATATCGATTGGCGACAGATAGAAACCTTCCTGTTTCTACCACATTTAGAGATAATCAAACCATTAACTCAACTTATTATATGCAGTTTGGTTTCAGATATATCTTTAATTAA
- the lpdA gene encoding dihydrolipoyl dehydrogenase → MNYDLIVIGSGPGGYVAAIRASQLGLKTAIIERESLGGICLNWGCIPTKALLKSAQVFEYIKHASDYGIQVQGGEADFGAVIKRSRGVAEGMSKGIQFLMKKNKIDVIMGVAKIKKGGKVEVKAADGSAKEYTAKHTILATGARSRELPNLKQDGKKIIGYRQAMNLPEQPKSMIVVGSGAIGIEFAYFYSALGTKVTVVEFMDRIVPVEDEEISKQLERSLKKAGINILTSSTVEAVDTSGEGCKAQVKSAKGTETLEAEIVLSAVGITPNIENIGLEEVGVKTDRGRVIVDDFYKTNIEGVYAIGDIVKGQALAHVASAEGIICVEKIAGHHPEPLDYNNIPGCTYCTPEIASVGYTEKGAKEAGYEIKVGKFPFSASGKASAAGTKDGFVKVIFDAKYGEFLGAHMIGAGVTEMIAEVVVARKLETTGMDIIKSVHPHPTMSEAVMEAAADAYGEVIHL, encoded by the coding sequence ATGAATTACGACTTAATAGTTATCGGAAGCGGCCCCGGCGGCTATGTTGCTGCGATTCGCGCTTCACAGCTGGGCTTAAAGACAGCGATCATTGAACGCGAATCTTTAGGTGGTATTTGCCTTAACTGGGGATGTATTCCAACAAAAGCGTTATTGAAAAGCGCGCAGGTTTTTGAATATATCAAACATGCTTCTGATTACGGTATCCAGGTTCAGGGTGGCGAGGCCGACTTCGGCGCTGTCATCAAACGCAGCCGTGGTGTGGCTGAAGGCATGAGTAAGGGTATCCAGTTCCTGATGAAGAAGAACAAGATCGATGTGATCATGGGTGTTGCCAAAATCAAAAAAGGCGGCAAAGTGGAGGTAAAAGCTGCAGATGGTTCTGCTAAGGAATACACTGCAAAGCATACGATCCTGGCTACCGGCGCGCGCTCACGCGAATTGCCTAACCTGAAGCAGGATGGCAAGAAGATCATTGGCTACCGTCAGGCGATGAACCTTCCTGAACAGCCAAAGAGCATGATCGTAGTTGGATCAGGAGCTATCGGTATTGAATTTGCTTATTTCTATAGCGCATTAGGCACTAAAGTTACTGTGGTTGAATTTATGGACCGCATTGTTCCGGTAGAAGATGAGGAAATCTCTAAACAACTGGAAAGAAGTCTTAAGAAAGCCGGCATTAATATTCTTACCAGCTCTACTGTTGAAGCAGTGGATACATCAGGTGAGGGTTGTAAGGCACAGGTAAAATCGGCTAAGGGAACTGAAACCTTAGAGGCTGAGATTGTTCTTTCCGCAGTCGGCATCACTCCTAATATTGAGAATATCGGTCTTGAGGAGGTGGGTGTTAAGACAGATCGCGGACGAGTGATCGTTGACGACTTCTATAAAACCAATATTGAAGGTGTATACGCAATCGGCGATATTGTAAAGGGACAGGCACTTGCGCACGTTGCATCTGCTGAAGGTATTATCTGCGTTGAAAAGATCGCAGGTCACCATCCGGAACCTTTAGATTATAATAACATCCCGGGTTGTACTTATTGTACTCCTGAAATTGCTTCTGTTGGTTATACTGAAAAAGGAGCTAAAGAAGCAGGATACGAAATTAAAGTGGGTAAATTCCCCTTCTCTGCATCGGGTAAAGCGAGCGCTGCCGGCACGAAAGATGGCTTTGTAAAGGTGATCTTTGATGCAAAATATGGTGAGTTCCTCGGAGCTCACATGATTGGCGCCGGTGTTACTGAAATGATTGCCGAAGTTGTAGTTGCACGTAAACTTGAAACAACCGGCATGGATATCATTAAGTCTGTTCACCCCCACCCTACCATGAGCGAAGCGGTTATGGAAGCTGCTGCTGATGCGTACGGCGAGGTGATACACCTATAA
- a CDS encoding MBL fold metallo-hydrolase, whose product MNLYSINTGLFKLDGGAMFGVVPKTIWSKTNPADENNLCTLAMRCLLVEEGNRLILIDTGIGDKQSEKFFRYYYLHGEDTLEKSLKQHGFHRDDITDVFLTHLHLDHVGGAVVRDGQDLVPAFKNAVYWTSKRHWDWAANPNEREKASFLAENINPLQESGKLNFINESNPTSLTPDFGIRFTYGHTDSMMLPTLQYKDRTVVFVADLLPTTGHIPVPYVAGYDVFPLQSMAEKRAFLDEAQQNNYILFFEHDAVHECCTLQQTEKGIRLADTFSLRGIAGR is encoded by the coding sequence ATGAACCTCTACTCCATCAACACTGGTCTTTTTAAATTGGACGGCGGCGCCATGTTCGGGGTAGTTCCTAAAACCATATGGAGCAAGACGAATCCGGCGGACGAAAACAATCTGTGCACTCTTGCTATGCGTTGCCTTCTTGTGGAGGAAGGGAATCGCCTTATCCTCATTGATACGGGCATTGGCGACAAGCAAAGCGAAAAGTTCTTCAGGTATTATTATCTGCATGGAGAGGATACACTGGAAAAATCGTTAAAGCAACATGGATTTCATCGCGATGATATTACTGATGTGTTCCTCACGCATCTTCACCTGGACCATGTGGGCGGCGCCGTGGTAAGGGATGGGCAAGATCTTGTTCCTGCTTTTAAAAATGCGGTTTATTGGACTAGTAAACGACATTGGGACTGGGCAGCAAATCCAAATGAGCGGGAAAAGGCTTCTTTTCTTGCCGAAAACATCAATCCTCTTCAGGAAAGTGGTAAACTGAACTTCATAAACGAAAGCAACCCGACTTCCCTTACACCTGATTTTGGTATTCGTTTCACTTACGGGCACACGGATTCGATGATGCTGCCAACTTTGCAATATAAAGACCGTACAGTTGTCTTTGTGGCAGATTTACTGCCAACTACCGGGCACATTCCCGTTCCTTATGTTGCCGGTTATGATGTTTTCCCATTGCAGTCTATGGCAGAAAAAAGAGCGTTTCTGGATGAGGCACAGCAGAATAACTATATTTTATTCTTTGAGCACGACGCGGTTCATGAATGCTGCACGCTGCAACAAACCGAAAAGGGCATAAGACTTGCTGATACTTTTTCGCTGAGAGGGATAGCTGGGAGGTGA
- a CDS encoding co-chaperone GroES: MQITPDNKIKKLIVVGDRLLIKPLKPEEKTASGLFLPPGVQEKEKVRQGYVIKAGPGYPIPQVADDDDVWKGRDDQVKYIPLQAKEGDLAIFLQNSSTEIVYQGEKYFIVSQGAVLMLEREDEL, from the coding sequence ATGCAAATTACACCTGATAACAAAATAAAAAAGCTGATTGTTGTGGGCGACAGGCTCCTGATTAAGCCTCTGAAACCGGAGGAAAAGACGGCTTCGGGATTGTTTTTACCTCCGGGAGTTCAGGAGAAAGAAAAGGTAAGACAGGGATATGTTATAAAGGCAGGTCCGGGCTACCCGATTCCGCAGGTTGCGGATGATGATGATGTGTGGAAAGGACGCGACGATCAGGTTAAATATATCCCCTTACAGGCGAAAGAAGGCGACCTAGCCATCTTTCTTCAGAACTCGTCAACAGAAATAGTTTATCAGGGAGAGAAGTACTTTATCGTGTCCCAGGGAGCAGTTTTAATGCTTGAACGAGAAGATGAATTGTAA
- a CDS encoding sigma-70 family RNA polymerase sigma factor, whose amino-acid sequence MRQLKITQSITNRESQSLDKYLHEIGKVDLITAEEEVILAQKIREGDQAALERLTKTNLRFVVSVAKQYQNQGLTLGDLINEGNLGLIKAAKRFDETKGFKFISYAVWWIRQSILQAIAEQSRIVRLPLNQVGSLSKISKAFSRLEQEYEREPSPEELADILETTVDKISDTLSNSGRHVSMDAPFVQGEENTLLDVLENDDPNTDSNLINESLSEEIKRSLQTLTEREREIIVLFFGLGTNHPLSLEEIGEKFNLTRERVRQIKDKALQRLRHTSRSKILKSYLG is encoded by the coding sequence ATGAGACAACTCAAAATAACACAATCGATTACCAATCGCGAGTCGCAATCACTCGACAAGTACCTTCACGAGATTGGTAAAGTAGATTTGATTACTGCTGAAGAAGAAGTAATTCTGGCTCAAAAGATTCGGGAAGGCGACCAGGCTGCTCTCGAACGCTTAACCAAAACTAACTTGCGGTTCGTAGTATCGGTAGCAAAACAATATCAGAATCAGGGGCTTACTTTGGGCGACCTGATCAATGAAGGAAATCTGGGGCTGATTAAAGCGGCTAAACGCTTTGACGAGACCAAAGGGTTTAAGTTCATTTCATACGCAGTATGGTGGATACGCCAGTCAATCCTTCAGGCGATTGCAGAACAGTCGCGTATTGTACGTTTACCTTTGAACCAGGTAGGATCGTTAAGCAAGATCAGTAAGGCATTTTCAAGGCTTGAGCAGGAATACGAACGTGAACCGTCTCCCGAAGAACTCGCAGATATTTTAGAAACAACGGTAGATAAGATCTCTGATACTTTAAGTAATTCAGGACGTCATGTATCAATGGATGCTCCGTTTGTTCAGGGAGAAGAAAATACCCTGCTGGATGTGCTCGAAAATGATGATCCGAATACAGATAGTAACCTGATCAATGAATCGCTTTCTGAAGAGATTAAGCGGTCGTTACAAACGCTTACAGAACGCGAGCGCGAGATCATCGTATTGTTTTTCGGACTGGGGACCAATCATCCGCTGTCACTGGAAGAAATTGGTGAGAAGTTTAATCTTACCCGTGAAAGGGTCAGACAGATTAAAGATAAGGCCTTACAGCGTTTACGTCATACATCACGCAGTAAAATCCTTAAATCCTACTTAGGTTAA
- a CDS encoding ABC transporter ATP-binding protein produces the protein MLEIDSVSLCFGRKQVLSGCYICCKPGEIVGLLGRNGCGKSSLLKIIFGTLKADFMHLKVGSKITKKTFPGKDVAYLPQHNFIPPFLTVRKVLEDCDPSVATEEAVVSLNELKDSRINSLSGGERRFLECLWLLSRPATYLLLDEPFSEIAPFQIEILQDIIRTKGKTKGIILTDHFYLPLMEVSTRIVLMHNNAIYNIRDESDLILYNYIPDFSS, from the coding sequence ATGCTTGAAATAGATAGTGTATCGCTTTGCTTTGGCAGAAAACAAGTATTGTCGGGCTGTTATATTTGCTGCAAACCCGGCGAGATCGTCGGTCTTCTGGGAAGGAATGGCTGCGGCAAATCAAGCTTGCTGAAGATCATCTTTGGTACCCTAAAGGCTGATTTCATGCATCTGAAGGTCGGCAGCAAGATTACGAAAAAAACTTTTCCGGGAAAAGATGTGGCGTATCTTCCTCAGCATAACTTCATTCCACCTTTCCTGACCGTTAGAAAGGTACTCGAAGATTGTGACCCGTCTGTGGCTACAGAAGAGGCTGTTGTGAGCCTTAACGAACTAAAAGACAGCCGTATAAACAGCTTATCCGGAGGCGAACGGCGATTTTTGGAATGCCTGTGGCTGCTGTCACGCCCGGCAACGTACCTCTTGCTGGATGAACCTTTTTCCGAAATTGCTCCTTTCCAGATTGAAATCCTTCAGGATATCATCCGGACAAAAGGGAAAACCAAAGGTATTATCCTTACAGATCATTTTTATCTCCCTTTAATGGAAGTGAGCACCAGGATTGTTCTGATGCACAATAACGCCATCTATAATATTCGCGACGAGTCTGACCTTATTCTGTATAATTATATCCCGGACTTTAGCAGTTGA
- a CDS encoding potassium channel beta subunit family protein: MEYRRLGKSGLQVSVLSLGSWLTFGKQISDDVADELMSIAYDNGVNFFDNAEGYAGGKSEEVMGKILKSKDWDRESYLVSSKVFFGAEKKGPNRIGLSRKHVIEGCHGALKRLQVDYLDLYFCHRPDINTPIEETVWAMNTLLQQGKILYWGTSEWSAVEIAEAIRVARENHLIGPTMEQPQYNMLERNKLEKEYHLLFRDHGIGTTIWSPLASGLLSGKYNDSDPTDTRLHIPGLDWLKNSTLIDESLEKARKIKVIADEMGVSMPKLALAWCLKNPNVSTVILGASKTAQLSENLTALDVLPLITGEIMEKIEQVLQNKPVIPAH, translated from the coding sequence ATGGAATATAGAAGATTAGGAAAGTCCGGGCTTCAGGTGAGCGTTTTATCACTGGGCAGCTGGTTGACTTTCGGAAAACAAATTTCGGACGATGTTGCCGACGAACTCATGAGCATCGCTTACGATAACGGTGTGAACTTCTTTGACAATGCAGAAGGTTATGCTGGTGGTAAATCGGAAGAGGTAATGGGTAAGATACTGAAAAGTAAAGACTGGGACCGTGAATCCTATTTAGTTTCAAGCAAGGTGTTTTTTGGAGCGGAGAAGAAAGGTCCTAATCGCATCGGTTTGTCCCGTAAGCATGTGATAGAAGGCTGTCATGGAGCATTAAAACGTTTGCAGGTTGATTACCTCGATCTTTATTTTTGTCACAGGCCAGATATCAATACGCCGATAGAGGAAACAGTATGGGCGATGAACACCTTGCTTCAGCAGGGGAAGATCCTGTACTGGGGGACTTCGGAGTGGAGCGCTGTAGAGATCGCTGAAGCAATCCGGGTTGCCAGGGAGAATCACCTCATCGGGCCTACAATGGAGCAGCCACAGTATAATATGCTTGAGCGAAATAAGCTTGAGAAGGAATATCATCTGTTGTTTCGTGATCACGGCATTGGTACCACTATCTGGTCACCTTTGGCGTCAGGTTTATTGTCGGGAAAGTATAATGATTCAGACCCTACCGACACACGTTTGCACATACCGGGGCTCGACTGGTTAAAGAATAGTACGCTTATAGACGAGAGCCTGGAGAAAGCGCGCAAGATTAAGGTAATAGCAGATGAAATGGGCGTCAGCATGCCTAAACTCGCACTGGCATGGTGCCTGAAGAACCCAAATGTAAGTACGGTAATCCTTGGAGCATCAAAAACCGCGCAGCTGTCCGAAAATCTCACCGCACTCGACGTTCTCCCGCTGATAACCGGAGAGATAATGGAAAAGATCGAGCAGGTGCTCCAGAACAAACCCGTAATCCCCGCTCATTAA